In one Rhodohalobacter sp. 614A genomic region, the following are encoded:
- the cysS gene encoding cysteine--tRNA ligase yields the protein MANSESSPLYLYNSLSRQKELFEPINPPFVGLYVCGPTVYGDAHLGHAKSYVSFDLILRYLRYLGYNVRYVQNITDVGHLVDDAEEGEDKLSKQARIEKVQPMEIAEKYTFTYFRDMDALNVLRPDIAPRASGHIPEQIAMVKKLIENGHAYEVNGNVYFDVSSDPGYGKLSGRKTEDAEAGTRVQTASDKRNPEDFALWKKADDGHIMKWDSPWGEGYPGWHIECSAMSTKYLGESFDIHGGGLENQFPHHECEIAQAECAHDKDFVKYWLHNNMVTLEGQKMGKSLGNAINLHEFFTGNHKLLTGSWSPEVIRFFLLQSHYRSTTDFSESALAGAETGLKNLHSMISLIEKSEAGDGSDIDIKSFKNAFETAMNDDFNSAQAIAVLFEKLKEIRKQINEGDTPSNLDAVKIFLHTVVEEVLGLQPIAETQDSKTEELVNLLIEIRSEARQKKDFATSDKIRDDLAEIGILLKDEKNGKTTFEIDH from the coding sequence ATGGCGAACAGTGAATCATCACCACTATATCTTTACAATAGCTTATCAAGACAAAAGGAGCTTTTCGAGCCCATCAATCCGCCGTTTGTAGGTCTGTATGTTTGTGGGCCCACTGTATACGGTGACGCACATCTCGGCCATGCCAAAAGCTACGTGTCGTTTGATTTAATTCTTCGATATCTGCGTTATCTTGGCTATAACGTTCGATACGTGCAGAACATCACCGATGTGGGGCATTTGGTGGATGATGCGGAAGAAGGTGAAGATAAGCTCAGCAAACAGGCCCGGATTGAGAAAGTTCAGCCGATGGAGATCGCCGAGAAATATACGTTCACTTATTTCCGGGATATGGATGCGCTGAATGTACTTCGGCCGGATATCGCTCCAAGAGCCTCAGGACATATTCCCGAACAAATTGCAATGGTCAAGAAATTAATAGAAAATGGCCATGCCTACGAAGTGAATGGGAATGTGTATTTTGATGTATCATCCGATCCCGGATATGGCAAGCTGAGCGGGCGAAAAACCGAAGATGCCGAGGCCGGTACGAGGGTTCAAACGGCATCAGACAAACGCAATCCTGAAGATTTTGCACTTTGGAAAAAAGCGGATGACGGACACATTATGAAATGGGATTCGCCGTGGGGAGAGGGTTATCCGGGTTGGCACATCGAATGTTCAGCAATGAGTACCAAATACCTTGGAGAAAGTTTTGATATTCATGGCGGCGGATTGGAAAACCAGTTTCCTCATCATGAATGTGAAATTGCCCAGGCCGAATGCGCTCACGATAAAGATTTTGTGAAATATTGGCTGCACAACAATATGGTTACCCTTGAAGGGCAAAAAATGGGTAAATCTCTCGGGAATGCCATCAACCTGCACGAATTTTTTACAGGCAACCATAAACTGTTGACAGGATCCTGGTCGCCCGAAGTGATTCGTTTCTTTCTGCTTCAAAGCCATTACAGAAGTACAACCGATTTTTCTGAAAGCGCACTTGCAGGAGCAGAAACAGGGCTCAAAAACCTGCACTCCATGATTTCGCTGATTGAAAAATCAGAGGCTGGAGATGGATCGGATATTGACATCAAAAGTTTTAAGAATGCATTTGAAACAGCAATGAATGATGATTTCAATTCGGCCCAGGCCATTGCTGTGCTATTCGAAAAATTGAAAGAGATCCGAAAACAAATAAATGAAGGGGATACTCCTTCGAACCTGGATGCCGTTAAAATATTTCTTCATACCGTAGTGGAAGAAGTTCTTGGCCTTCAACCCATTGCAGAAACTCAGGACAGCAAAACAGAAGAACTGGTAAACCTGCTGATTGAAATCCGGTCTGAGGCCCGCCAGAAGAAGGATTTTGCCACCTCAGATAAAATCCGGGATGATTTGGCTGAGATCGGTATTCTCCTGAAGGATGAAAAAAATGGCAAAACAACTTTTGAAATCGACCATTGA
- the folE gene encoding GTP cyclohydrolase I FolE: MSKDNDAYNSLAVDHDEAEEMGDAHTSTSADTPLRKDAFKMSDDEKIETISKHFREIMEALGLDTKDESLSGTPYRVAKMYVNEIFHGLKPDNKPVVRKFSNKYNYEEMVVEKNINVTSFCEHHFLPFLGKAHVAYISSGKVIGLSKINRIVDYYSRRPQVQERLTLQVAQELQNALETDDVAVFIESKHLCVSTRGIQDRESSTVTTEFRGAFKNERTQQRFIDYIKAETRM, encoded by the coding sequence ATGAGTAAAGATAACGACGCGTACAATTCGCTTGCAGTTGACCATGATGAAGCCGAAGAAATGGGAGATGCCCATACTTCTACATCCGCCGATACCCCGCTGCGTAAGGATGCTTTTAAAATGAGCGATGATGAGAAGATTGAAACGATATCGAAACACTTCAGGGAAATCATGGAAGCTCTTGGGCTGGATACAAAAGACGAGAGTTTAAGTGGAACACCCTACCGCGTGGCCAAAATGTATGTAAACGAAATTTTTCATGGCCTGAAACCTGATAACAAACCTGTTGTTCGAAAATTCTCCAATAAATACAATTATGAGGAGATGGTGGTTGAGAAGAATATCAATGTGACATCTTTTTGTGAGCACCATTTTCTTCCGTTTCTCGGCAAGGCCCATGTGGCTTATATTAGTTCAGGCAAAGTGATAGGGCTGTCAAAAATCAATCGTATTGTGGATTATTATTCACGGCGTCCGCAGGTACAGGAGCGCCTGACTCTGCAAGTTGCCCAGGAACTGCAAAATGCATTGGAAACCGATGATGTAGCTGTTTTTATTGAAAGTAAGCATTTGTGCGTATCCACGCGGGGCATTCAGGACAGAGAAAGCAGTACGGTTACCACCGAATTCAGAGGTGCTTTCAAAAACGAGCGAACCCAACAACGCTTTATTGATTACATTAAGGCAGAAACCAGAATGTAA
- a CDS encoding aconitate hydratase gives MSEALNVTQKLIKAHLVDGEMKPGSEIGIKIDQTLTQDATGTLVMLELEAMNLDKAKTDVSCQYVDHNLLQTDNKNPDDHLFLKSAAERFGLWFSRPGNGVSHPVHSEHFAKPGKTLAGSDSHTPASGCLGMFAIGAGGLDVAFAIAGEPMYLKMPKVLGVRLTGELPDWVGAKDVVLEMLRRYDVKGARGYVIEYFGPGLDQLDTMDRHVIANMGTEMGATTTVFPADDEVRRFMAQNNREDEWSELKADEGAEYDKIEEVDLSEIVPMIALPSSPGNVVPVKEVEGKSIYQSYIGSSANPGYRDFWIASEIVKGKRVHDEVSLDVNPTSRQIIQNMVQNGVMLNLIQAGARIHQAGCNGCIGMGQAPASGRNSLRTVPRNFPDRSGTKEDSVFLCSPETAAASALTGKITDPRHLESLYDMTYPKYEEPADYLINKEMLTPPPESGKDVELVKGPNISTMPEFEEPSDFEVPVLLKMGDNVSTDEILRAGAEVLPFRSNIPEISKFSFTVIDENFYDRALTARDNHGGHVVVAGENYAQGSSREHAAIAPRYLGQKAVIAKSYARIGWQNLANFGIIPLEFKNPADFDTIDQGDLIKIESVQEQLKNGDNIQVTNSTKGTTFTAYHTLSGRQLQALLDGSVINTYKRKNM, from the coding sequence ATGTCAGAAGCTTTAAATGTTACACAGAAACTTATCAAAGCCCATCTTGTGGATGGTGAGATGAAACCGGGATCGGAAATTGGAATCAAGATTGACCAGACACTCACCCAGGATGCAACCGGAACCCTGGTAATGCTGGAGCTGGAAGCGATGAATCTGGATAAAGCAAAAACGGATGTATCCTGTCAATATGTGGATCATAACCTGCTGCAAACGGACAATAAAAATCCAGACGATCACCTTTTTTTGAAATCGGCTGCCGAGCGTTTCGGATTGTGGTTTAGCCGTCCGGGAAATGGGGTGAGCCATCCTGTGCATTCCGAGCATTTCGCAAAGCCGGGAAAAACCTTGGCGGGATCTGACAGCCATACTCCTGCATCGGGTTGTTTGGGGATGTTTGCAATCGGGGCCGGGGGACTTGATGTAGCATTCGCCATTGCCGGTGAGCCAATGTATTTGAAAATGCCAAAAGTGTTGGGTGTTAGGCTTACGGGAGAATTGCCGGATTGGGTCGGTGCAAAGGATGTAGTTTTAGAGATGCTTCGCCGATACGATGTAAAAGGCGCACGAGGGTATGTGATCGAATATTTTGGTCCCGGACTCGATCAGCTCGACACGATGGATCGGCACGTTATTGCAAATATGGGAACTGAAATGGGAGCGACAACCACTGTTTTTCCGGCAGATGATGAAGTTCGCCGGTTCATGGCTCAAAACAACAGAGAAGATGAATGGAGTGAGTTAAAAGCCGATGAAGGCGCAGAGTACGATAAAATTGAAGAAGTTGATCTGAGTGAAATTGTCCCGATGATTGCTCTTCCCAGTAGTCCCGGAAATGTAGTTCCGGTGAAAGAAGTAGAAGGGAAAAGCATTTACCAATCGTACATTGGCTCTTCAGCAAATCCGGGTTACAGGGATTTCTGGATTGCATCCGAAATTGTGAAAGGCAAGAGGGTTCATGATGAAGTAAGTTTGGATGTGAACCCCACATCGCGGCAAATTATTCAGAATATGGTGCAAAACGGGGTGATGCTTAACCTGATTCAAGCTGGAGCACGAATACACCAGGCAGGCTGCAATGGCTGTATTGGAATGGGACAGGCACCTGCAAGCGGCAGAAATAGTCTGCGAACGGTTCCGCGAAATTTCCCCGACAGATCGGGTACAAAAGAAGATTCGGTTTTCTTATGCAGTCCGGAAACAGCGGCGGCATCTGCATTAACCGGGAAAATTACGGATCCAAGGCATCTCGAAAGTCTCTATGATATGACTTATCCGAAATATGAGGAGCCGGCCGATTATCTCATCAATAAGGAAATGCTGACACCTCCCCCGGAAAGTGGTAAAGATGTTGAATTGGTTAAGGGACCGAATATCTCTACCATGCCCGAGTTTGAAGAACCTTCTGATTTTGAGGTACCGGTGTTGTTGAAAATGGGAGATAACGTTTCAACAGATGAAATCCTTAGAGCAGGTGCTGAAGTACTTCCTTTTCGCAGTAATATCCCGGAAATCAGCAAGTTCTCATTTACGGTAATTGATGAGAATTTTTACGATCGGGCATTAACTGCCAGAGACAATCATGGAGGCCATGTTGTAGTGGCGGGAGAAAATTATGCCCAGGGATCCAGCCGTGAACATGCTGCAATTGCCCCGCGATATTTAGGCCAGAAAGCGGTAATCGCAAAAAGTTATGCGAGAATAGGATGGCAGAATCTGGCCAATTTTGGCATCATTCCGTTGGAATTTAAAAACCCGGCTGATTTTGATACGATTGATCAGGGCGATCTGATTAAAATTGAATCTGTTCAGGAGCAACTGAAAAATGGAGACAACATTCAGGTAACCAATTCAACAAAAGGCACCACGTTTACAGCATATCATACTTTGAGCGGCCGGCAATTACAGGCACTTTTAGATGGAAGTGTCATCAATACTTATAAGCGAAAAAACATGTAA
- a CDS encoding HU family DNA-binding protein produces the protein MNYSELIEQLSEQTGHSKTKTKEILSEAISVMSNQLSDGTGISIPDLGTFHTKVNEEKKVYNPHYESYMIVPPKRVVDFNPATGLKEEVKFLRPENE, from the coding sequence ATGAACTACAGCGAATTAATAGAGCAGCTTTCTGAGCAAACAGGTCACTCAAAAACCAAGACAAAAGAGATATTAAGTGAAGCGATATCTGTGATGTCTAATCAATTGAGTGACGGAACAGGTATTTCCATACCTGATTTGGGGACGTTTCATACAAAGGTTAATGAGGAAAAAAAGGTATATAATCCCCACTATGAATCTTATATGATTGTTCCACCCAAGCGGGTTGTTGATTTTAACCCCGCCACCGGGCTTAAAGAGGAAGTCAAGTTTTTGAGGCCAGAAAATGAGTGA
- a CDS encoding HU family DNA-binding protein produces MSEKITFKELVRLIAKQSEQSESSANSFIHELVQIIEGGLKQSGSVSISGFGKFELRWMKERPGVNPQTGDEITIPGQNKVVFKPFKALRETVNKPFENLEPEVLSEEPTSEKPLSEEKEQTTEEKKETSGEFDDDPFGLEGVFATDAPFHADDDDPFDSEPPSGSSAPFEDDEDLDPFDDEYFFEEEEAPFEADEPIQSGKKETVDDLIFEWDNPHFGKKEVVALEVEDDDVLVIAKEEEEELVEKKPAEKPKMAPFIPDESKMAKEVQKSGSFRWSYAAAVIIVMIALILLFWMMQRDTEPSEQLTTATDEPTEQVFQDPSTTDEATEQGTASTEPQSTVDEESPPSTGGSPPQTELETENFTVQNGQSLWDIAESQLGNPYLWPVIYHLNQDILNNPNQLLANANIEIPTFSNPDNLSEFEREQVALGYFSLYQWNRENNPDEARYFLWAVGVFSQDLLDQPPSEVDPQDLAFARNR; encoded by the coding sequence ATGAGTGAAAAAATCACATTCAAAGAATTGGTTCGCCTCATTGCAAAGCAATCCGAGCAGAGCGAATCTTCGGCCAACAGCTTTATTCATGAGTTGGTACAAATTATTGAAGGTGGATTGAAGCAGAGCGGCTCAGTCAGTATCTCGGGGTTTGGGAAATTTGAGCTCAGGTGGATGAAAGAACGCCCGGGAGTTAATCCTCAAACGGGTGATGAAATTACAATCCCCGGACAAAACAAGGTTGTTTTTAAACCCTTCAAAGCTCTGCGCGAAACCGTTAACAAGCCTTTTGAAAATCTTGAACCTGAAGTCCTTTCAGAAGAACCGACGTCTGAAAAGCCCTTATCTGAAGAAAAAGAACAGACTACCGAGGAGAAGAAAGAAACCTCAGGGGAGTTTGATGACGATCCCTTTGGACTTGAAGGAGTTTTTGCGACGGATGCCCCGTTTCATGCAGACGATGATGACCCATTCGACTCAGAACCTCCTTCCGGTTCAAGCGCTCCTTTTGAGGATGACGAAGACCTGGATCCGTTTGATGATGAATATTTCTTTGAAGAGGAAGAGGCCCCTTTCGAAGCTGACGAGCCAATACAATCCGGCAAGAAAGAAACCGTTGATGATCTGATTTTTGAGTGGGATAATCCCCATTTTGGGAAGAAAGAAGTGGTAGCTTTAGAAGTGGAAGACGATGACGTTCTCGTCATCGCCAAAGAAGAGGAAGAAGAGCTCGTTGAGAAAAAACCGGCTGAGAAACCGAAAATGGCTCCTTTCATCCCCGATGAGTCGAAAATGGCCAAAGAGGTTCAAAAATCCGGGAGCTTCAGATGGTCGTATGCTGCCGCTGTAATCATCGTTATGATTGCTTTAATTCTCCTGTTTTGGATGATGCAACGAGACACCGAACCATCGGAGCAATTGACTACTGCAACGGATGAGCCAACCGAACAGGTTTTTCAAGATCCCTCAACAACGGATGAAGCTACTGAACAAGGAACAGCATCAACTGAACCTCAATCTACAGTCGATGAAGAATCACCACCGTCAACGGGCGGATCACCCCCTCAAACCGAGCTTGAAACAGAAAATTTTACGGTACAAAACGGCCAGTCATTATGGGATATCGCAGAAAGCCAGTTAGGAAATCCATATTTATGGCCGGTTATTTATCATCTGAATCAGGATATTTTAAATAATCCAAATCAACTGTTGGCTAACGCTAATATCGAAATTCCCACCTTCTCCAATCCGGATAATCTGAGTGAATTCGAGAGAGAGCAGGTTGCCCTTGGTTATTTCTCATTATATCAATGGAACCGGGAAAATAACCCTGATGAAGCACGCTACTTTTTATGGGCCGTTGGCGTTTTTTCTCAGGATTTACTGGATCAACCCCCATCTGAAGTTGATCCTCAGGATCTGGCTTTCGCGAGAAACCGATAG
- a CDS encoding Dabb family protein: MIRHIVMWKLKENAAGATKKKNAEKLKLILEGLRTNIEEIKAVEVGIQINDDEKDAMDVVLICDFETQLDFQMYTRNPHHKKARSFIESVADKRYFVDYNVDL, from the coding sequence ATGATACGTCATATTGTAATGTGGAAACTAAAAGAAAATGCTGCCGGTGCCACAAAAAAGAAAAATGCAGAAAAACTAAAACTCATCCTGGAAGGACTTCGGACAAATATCGAAGAAATCAAAGCGGTTGAAGTAGGCATTCAAATAAACGATGACGAAAAAGACGCGATGGATGTTGTATTAATCTGCGATTTTGAAACGCAGCTCGATTTCCAGATGTATACCAGGAATCCCCATCATAAAAAAGCAAGGAGTTTTATAGAATCCGTTGCAGACAAACGATACTTCGTTGACTATAACGTAGATTTGTAA
- a CDS encoding CHAD domain-containing protein, whose amino-acid sequence MISQIGSKTSSELSDQLSAVFKNIKDEISGFAEQAPENIVESVHLIRKRFKLLRAFVKLTQFCSEGDQYKQINILFRDCGRLISDCRDVHVRGLLLDEFRQTKTDRPYFSYLKKLIELNNNQTTEIENQLLSGTSVFDELIADLNSEPVLNYFFSLKPDAESLITGYARCYQKSYRAFHSELTNHEADLLHEWRKRTKDLQYQLELMTESVPVDLPPSLEEVSELCEVLGRINDLFMLSDWIKTHRSSKNRSALLEEIHHELESLEADADNRGHSLYRLAPEEYSRQLQQAVLQ is encoded by the coding sequence ATGATTTCACAAATTGGCAGTAAAACCTCGTCAGAACTCTCCGATCAACTCAGCGCTGTTTTTAAAAATATAAAAGATGAGATTTCCGGTTTCGCCGAGCAGGCACCTGAAAACATTGTGGAATCCGTTCACCTTATTCGCAAGCGGTTCAAGCTTCTAAGAGCATTCGTGAAGCTTACGCAATTCTGCAGCGAAGGAGATCAATACAAACAAATCAACATTCTTTTTCGAGACTGCGGGCGATTGATTTCCGATTGCAGGGATGTTCATGTCCGCGGCCTGTTGCTTGATGAGTTCAGACAAACAAAAACCGACAGGCCCTACTTTTCCTATCTTAAAAAACTTATTGAACTGAATAACAATCAGACGACAGAAATTGAAAATCAACTTCTGTCGGGAACAAGTGTCTTTGATGAGTTGATTGCTGATCTGAATAGTGAACCGGTTTTAAACTACTTCTTCTCTCTAAAGCCGGATGCAGAATCGCTTATTACAGGATATGCGCGTTGTTATCAGAAAAGTTACAGAGCCTTTCATTCAGAACTAACCAATCATGAAGCGGATTTACTGCATGAATGGAGAAAACGGACCAAAGATTTGCAGTACCAGCTCGAATTAATGACAGAATCGGTTCCGGTCGATCTCCCTCCTTCGCTGGAAGAAGTCTCTGAATTGTGTGAAGTTCTCGGAAGGATTAATGATCTTTTCATGTTGTCGGACTGGATCAAAACTCACAGAAGTTCAAAGAACAGATCTGCACTTTTAGAGGAAATTCACCACGAACTTGAATCTCTTGAAGCTGACGCAGACAATCGGGGACATTCACTCTACCGGCTTGCGCCTGAAGAATATAGCCGGCAACTTCAACAAGCCGTATTGCAATGA
- a CDS encoding Smr/MutS family protein: MSSDEPYRIEINGVLDLHAFSPKDLSTLIDEYIDACLEKEIYEVRFIHGKGMGNIRRSVHSLLDRNPHVIEYQNANESGGGWGATIANLKP; this comes from the coding sequence ATGAGTTCGGACGAACCTTACCGAATAGAGATAAATGGCGTTCTGGATCTGCACGCCTTCAGTCCAAAAGATCTTTCTACTTTGATTGATGAGTATATCGATGCATGCCTTGAAAAAGAGATCTACGAAGTTCGGTTCATACATGGAAAAGGAATGGGAAATATCCGGCGGAGTGTGCATTCCCTGCTTGACCGGAATCCACATGTGATTGAATATCAAAATGCTAATGAATCGGGTGGCGGCTGGGGAGCTACGATCGCCAATCTTAAACCTTGA